Proteins encoded together in one Bradyrhizobium sp. CB82 window:
- a CDS encoding peroxidase-related enzyme (This protein belongs to a clade of uncharacterized proteins related to peroxidases such as the alkylhydroperoxidase AhpD.), whose amino-acid sequence MSDVVHNFTATIPTWSPYVTPVELASATPEQLAAMKVTPSNKGVSPYVLTLAHDPESLEVRSPLFNMIMYGKDGLSSAERELGALSASIVNRCIYCAAVHASRFIGLTGRNDVVEEIFADERNASLETRQQALFDFATKLSTTPIEATADDARKLADAGMSELEQLDLVLSAAIFGWANRLMHTLGEPVA is encoded by the coding sequence ATGAGCGACGTCGTTCACAACTTCACCGCCACGATCCCGACCTGGTCACCTTACGTCACCCCGGTCGAGCTCGCCTCCGCGACGCCGGAACAGCTCGCGGCGATGAAGGTGACGCCGTCGAACAAGGGTGTGTCGCCTTACGTGCTGACGCTGGCCCACGATCCGGAATCGCTCGAGGTCCGCTCGCCGCTGTTCAACATGATCATGTACGGCAAGGACGGTCTGTCGTCTGCCGAGCGCGAGCTCGGTGCGCTCTCTGCCTCCATCGTCAACCGCTGCATCTATTGCGCAGCCGTGCACGCCTCGCGCTTCATCGGCCTCACGGGACGAAACGATGTCGTGGAGGAGATCTTTGCCGACGAGCGCAACGCCAGCCTGGAGACGCGTCAGCAGGCCTTGTTCGATTTCGCCACAAAACTCTCGACGACGCCGATCGAGGCCACGGCGGATGACGCACGCAAGTTGGCTGATGCTGGAATGAGCGAGCTCGAGCAGCTCGACCTCGTGCTGTCGGCCGCGATCTTCGGCTGGGCCAACCGGCTGATGCACACGCTGGGCGAGCCGGTTGCGTGA